A genomic segment from Capra hircus breed San Clemente chromosome 7, ASM170441v1, whole genome shotgun sequence encodes:
- the ALKBH7 gene encoding alpha-ketoglutarate-dependent dioxygenase alkB homolog 7, mitochondrial, with protein sequence MAGGGQVVLRTVSQQGWVRGSGAAVLSRLQDAAVVRPGFLSAAEEETLSRELEPELRRRRYEYDHWDAAIHGFRETEKSRWSEASRAILRRVQAAAFGPGQTLLSSVHVLDLEPQGYIKPHVDSIKFCGSTIAGLSLLSPSVMRLVHTQEPGEWLELLLEPGSLYILRGSARYDFSHEILRDEESFFGERRIPRGRRISVICRSLPEGMGPGEPGQPPPAC encoded by the exons ATGGCCGGAGGTGGGCAGGTGGTACTGCGAACGGTCTCCCAGCAGGGCTGGGTGCGGGGCTCGGGCGCAGCCGTGCTGAGCCGCCTACAAGACGCGGCCGTGGTGAGGCCCGGCTTCCTGAGCGCGGCCGAGGAGGAGACACTGAGCCGCGAGCTGGAACCCGAGCTGCGCCGCCGCAGATACGAATACGACCACTGGGATGCG GCCATCCACGGCTTCCGAGAGACAGAGAAGTCGCGCTGGTCAGAGGCAAGCCGGGCCATCCTGCGGCGTGTGCAGGCAGCCGCCTTTGGACCTGGCCAGACCCTCCTCTCCTCAGTGCACGTGCTGGACCTAGAACCTCAGGGCTACATCAAGCCACACGTGGACAGCATCAAG TTCTGCGGATCCACCATTGCCGGCCTGTCCCTGTTGTCTCCTAGCGTCATGCGACTGGTGCACACCCAGGAGCCAGGGGAGTGGCTGGAACTCTTGCTGGAGCCGGGCTCCCTCTACATCCTTAG GGGCTCGGCTCGTTATGACTTCTCCCACGAGATCCTTCGGGATGAAGAGTCCTTTTTTGGGGAGCGTCGGATTCCCCGGGGCCGACGCATCTCGGTGATTTGCCGCTCCCTCCCTGAAGGGatggggccgggggagcctgggcAGCCGCCCCCAGCCTGCTGA
- the PSPN gene encoding persephin: MATGRVLLGSLLLLILHLDLGGSQGAWEALVAERELSSEPAVDRETQRPQLGKDSWNPACSPTPFCPDSACCQLPLVPTGARLRRALTSPCQLWSLSLPVAELGLGYTSEETVIFRYCAGSCSRGARTQHGLTLARLRGQGRAHGGPCCRPTRYTDVTFLDDRHRWQRLPQLSAAACGCGG, encoded by the coding sequence ATGGCCACAGGAAGAGTCTTGCTAGGCTCTCTCCTTCTCCTGATCCTCCACTTGGACCTTGGTGGGAGCCAGGGGGCCTGGGAGGCCCTGGTGGCGGAGAGAGAGCTCTCATCCGAGCCAGCGGTGGACAGAGAGACCCAGAGGCCACAGCTGGGTAAGGACTCCTGGAACCCTGCGTGCTCCCCAACTCCTTTCTGCCCAGACTCTGCCTGCTGTCAGCTGCCCCTTGTCCCCACAGGGGCCCGCCTGCGCCGAGCCCTGACCAGCCCGTGCCAGCTGTGGAGCCTGTCCTTGCCCGTGGCCGAGCTGGGCCTGGGCTACACGTCGGAGGAGACGGTCATCTTCCGCTACTGCGCCGGCAGTTGTTCCCGTGGAGCCCGCACCCAACACGGCCTGACGCTGGCCCGACTGCGGGGCCAGGGCCGAGCCCATGGAGGACCCTGCTGCCGGCCCACCCGCTACACCGACGTGACCTTTCTCGATGACCGCCACCGCTGGCAGCGGCTGCCCCAGCTCTCGGCGGCGGCCTGTGGCTGCGGTGGCTAA